The Pieris brassicae chromosome 3, ilPieBrab1.1, whole genome shotgun sequence genome contains the following window.
AATATAACACATTATCTAAAGATTGAAGTTTTTCTCAGGTTATAATTGTGGAGAGTCAGTAAATTTTGGCCGCTATAAGGCAGTGAGAcaactataatttaaacttgTCTAATTGGGAAACTGGACACATAAAACCCGATTTAAATGATACGCTTGATACCCCTAAGATACCTTAAGAGGCATTAAAATCCATATTACCCCGGCttcactatatatttataattatatatgtttgtcacCTAAAATAGGatagattttaatacattattagtttagattttaatgttatacgAAACATgagtttgtttaaattattactacaaATATATTGTAGATTTACATgattaaatagtaattaaggACACTATTCACgagaatttaatgaaaaatccAGCTACACGAAACCAAACCGGTTTTGACAATTGTGTTTTTGACTCTACGTCATTTAGTATTTATGATAATCATGCtaatagtttttcttttacattGCATGCAAACACGGAGGgctaattatattaactaaatttcaattcaaaataaacGTATACGCTTGTTCAATATACACTCTTAAGCATAGTATAGTATTAAGtgttaaaagaaacaaatatgtatatatataacacataTAATGTAAAGGTTAATTTGGAATGGTATAGCGTAAAACATGTTAAAATCAAGAGATATCTATTagacgtaaaaaaaatattaatatgaataagcATTATATTTTGCTATGTTTATGTGAAGGTTATAAACATCAAACATAATTAAACACTAAAAATTCATTTGAGCAACATTAAGTAATCATTCAGTCCAATAGCTTTGTAGTTcaatgacaaaaatattttcagatgGATTCGAGATGTACCACAAGGTGAGGCGAAAAATGTACTACATTTTGGGagccattttatttttattaggacTATCATTCGCTCTGCCGATAGCTTTAGACATACCAGAGTCTTCGAAAAATGATATTGATAATGATATCATTGATTTCGATGAAGAATAttctatgaaatataataaacaatatggTATTTTGCCATGGAATTCTGCTGAGTTTAATAAAGAGTCGTATAAATATGTCATAGACAATGCGACTAAAGATTACGATGAAAAAAGTAAAACGGAACATCCAACCACAACAGGAAAGGatgaattaaatgttatacCATTAGAACTAATTAGTACTACTGAAAGTTCAAGAGACGAAATAACAACGGAAGACTTGACCGTAATACCTTTATCATCTACTGAAAAAactagtgttttatttaatgaaactgAAATTATAGTTGTATCAACAGAAAAGTCCGATGATTTCAATTCCACAACAGACTTTTATGAATTGACTACAAGTGATATACCAGTTATAAATGatagtttaagtttaaataataatgctgTAGAAATAACCACCGAATTTACACCGACCAATTTTACCACAGAGTTTATTAAAGAATCAATTACAATAACGACAAATACAGcatcattaaataattccaAAACTAGACAAACAAATTTCACTGAAACAAGTAATGCAACAATCACTGATAGAGATATAGAAAGTGCAGAAATACTGGATGTTCCCCTGTTCACGGAATTAGATACCGAAGAACAGGAAGTGCCAGAAGATTACTATGACAATAAAGATATTGTGCCAACTCCAACGCCTAAGACTGATGCACTTTCAGTAATCTTTGGCTTTGCTGGTAGCGTTGTAGAAGGTGTTGTTGATAGTGTGGCGGAACGAATTTTCCCCAAGACTTTATATGATCTGTTAAAGCGAATGCAGAAACAGAATGAAGCGCTAGAAGCAGAAAGATTAAGAAGTAGAGAGGAGAATGGTGGAATTGGTAAGTCTAAGGTATATTGTAGTATTAGATTTTTGATTGCTCGTTTTCTAAGATTATGATAATTCACTCATAATCGTTTATTTCAGGTCAATTTACACGGGGCGTCATTAAATCCATATCCAATGGTCTCACTAGGCCGTTGAGTCAGCTAATGGCAGGTGCCAGAGACATAGGGTCTTTGGATAGTGATCGTGGCTTCGTCAGTAGTCTAGCATCTGGTGTCACCAGCGTGGCAGATGCTGCTAATTCTATGCTTGATACGTTCAAGGATCGAGTACAAGCTATTTATCCaggtaaacattatttaagtcATTCAAAACGTGCACAgactataaatgaaaaatatttataacaaacctCCATCTACTTCTAGGGACATAACGCtgacttattataaattacaataaattaacaaaatatacctGAACGTGACGTTTCATCCAGTCCTGACTAACTTTAGTCACTTTTCAGGGACTCTTTGGTGCGGAGACGGCCACTCAGCCCAGGCTAGGTCCAGTGATTTGGGGCTCTTCTTCTTCACGGATACCTGCTGTAGACAGCATGATTCCTGTAAGCTATACATTCCAGCGGGAGAGACGAAATTTGGATTGACTAATACTGGTCTATTTACGAGGTCagttgaagttttttttatatctatgttAAGTCATGTTCTTGCTAATAAGGTAGGTACTGTTTTTTTACCATTTCAATTAttctctataatatatatatatataatattgtatgtgtGGTTGTTGAATGAAAGAATTCTTAAAgacaaacttaattaatataacatttttgtgcATTGATGATATATCATCTGTTTAAGTCGCTAATATGTAAccaagaataataaataaaatttcagaagtgtaaaaaatatatattgatcaGTGAGACCTATTCTTCCGTGAGAACTAGATACCATGATCGGGTTATCCTCACTGTACACAACTTGTCACCAACTTATCCTCAAATTCCGTCTATATGTGTGATGATTAatcagaaaaatataataaaataatgtatataaaggGTATTGCAATTTAAAGCAATAAGTAAATCTAAAACATAACGTAATTGCATATACGTttgtaagaaataaagatttattcaATCAATTATATAGAAGATATTTAGCACAAAGTTGATTAATAAAAGCAGACTTTCGATTAAAATCGCTAAACATTTACTGACAAGGTTAATGACCGCTTCCTAGAAATAGATTGCAAATTTTTAAACCATAGAATTTATTGAGCATAAAATTCcacttaaatttgttaatattttacatcacAATTTACAACACTTGCATAAAGGCCATTTAACAATACCCAAATCTTGTTTTAGAATCTAGTGTAATTTACATACGTTCGTTAAAGTCACACGATATAACATTGACCcacttatttaagttaaatacattaaagttCAAAATTCTTCCACTATTTTGGTATTTGTTACAGTAGACATTTCTAAACTGAACCCTTAACGAACTGCTAATTGATATTTAGAGGGCTGTGTGTACCCACGAAAAATACTTCGAGTGCTTCGATgacaaacatttgttttattttataagatctTACTGACGCGaacctataatattttaatattaattgataaattgataaattgatatttatcaataaattttaattaaagaagaaTAATTATCATACTGTAATGTAACGAatcaattaatttgaattgttattttattaaactaccTACAAAAAGATCTAAAATGAttcgaaatataaaataaaatattctaacgCAAGTTTTCTGTCCTGTCAAGgatgaatataattaattaacgctttatataataaagcaaCACCTTGTTGTTTGCAACAGTTGCCAAAAACAagaaaatgaatgaaataagATCAGTTTGGCATACTTTCACTGACGTTGCATAAGATGTTATATAAGTTACAAGCGTTGCACTTCCGAATAACTTTGTCAACGAGAAATGCCGGCAGATGGTTATCGTCGGTTTTtactgttatttaaatatttgtaagttgCGGTGTTAAGCAACATCGAAGTACCAATGCATAATTGTGCTAATGTGATAAgcataattgttataatttacatttacagaaATAGGTTCATAGATATTTAATCTCAAAAAGGGTTACAAGAAACTCTTCTAtgagattatataaaaaattaaaaagtatttatgttATACCGTGAGCTAGCGCCTGTGGATCAACCAAATACTCTTAATATATAGACAATATATTATgcttaagaagtttttttaaggTGGGCATGCTCTTGACAATATtagctatttaaaaatagtgcTGCCTTTAAGTTAGTCGAACTTATTCCACAAcgcaaagccaataacagaaAATGTCAGTCTTGGGTATTTGAGTCGACATAATATCTTCAGTGTCAGAAATCTTCTGGTACTCCCTGCTCTTCGGTATCGAATTTGTGACTATCATTTATCCACAGTTATTTGTCCGTTCTATTCgaaatttagtatattttaaatataaaacataactgTTATTGTAACATAATATGCAAGTCCCCCTGACTATTTCTGAGTTGTAGTGAACAATATTATGGTCTATATTGATACTGTAATTCTAGGAACGCGCTCATTTACAGTCCACAACGGGGAACTTTGTCTGTACACAATGTGATAGAGATAAATAGGTTTTTGGATTACAATTGTCGCTGTTAAACCTAAAGCTTTAAGTgattaattctataaattatgTCCCAGATCGCACTGCAGCTGCGACGCCAAGTTCCGGGAATGCCTAAAAAAGACCAACTCGCTCGTTTCTTCTCAGATTGGACTAACTTATTTCAACGTGCTTGGCCCACAATGCTTCAGACGAGCACATCCCATCGTTAAATGTGTGAGAAGGACCAGGTAGGAACTCTATGATACAATTAGTACTGTGTTCTGTTCCAAGCCGATAAAGAGGGtttagataccggcaaacatcttgaacaaatctccttgcctgcgcagaacgAATTTTTAGGGAGGGgggcggtggtgcgcggcggTGGGTGAGTGACGTGTCTTCCTTCCGTCCCGCAAACTTTCCCctactcccttgtttaatgttcaagaagtttgccggtatctgtatataagtttaaaaacaagtttattctatttaaaatgtatatttcatataaggTTAATAGTTTCCATAGCTCATGCACTTACAAGTATTACAGGAACGCCACAGTCAACGTTATCGAAGTCGTGGACAGGGCCTCATATAACATCCAGTGCCTTCATCGGCACTAACTAATGAGCTCCAGATTGCATATGTTTCAATTTGtggacaagtaggtgatcagccttctatgccgAACACCTATCGTAGGACTACTATGGACATTAACCGTACAAGCATGACTTCACATGAAAAAACTAACAACCAGGGTTTTTTTGTGTGTTCTGTGGCCATCTTTTGTCTCTCTAATACTGTCTTTGATTATAGATTGACCGGCCAAAAGTGTGAAGAATATG
Protein-coding sequences here:
- the LOC123707076 gene encoding uncharacterized protein LOC123707076 — its product is MYHKVRRKMYYILGAILFLLGLSFALPIALDIPESSKNDIDNDIIDFDEEYSMKYNKQYGILPWNSAEFNKESYKYVIDNATKDYDEKSKTEHPTTTGKDELNVIPLELISTTESSRDEITTEDLTVIPLSSTEKTSVLFNETEIIVVSTEKSDDFNSTTDFYELTTSDIPVINDSLSLNNNAVEITTEFTPTNFTTEFIKESITITTNTASLNNSKTRQTNFTETSNATITDRDIESAEILDVPLFTELDTEEQEVPEDYYDNKDIVPTPTPKTDALSVIFGFAGSVVEGVVDSVAERIFPKTLYDLLKRMQKQNEALEAERLRSREENGGIGQFTRGVIKSISNGLTRPLSQLMAGARDIGSLDSDRGFVSSLASGVTSVADAANSMLDTFKDRVQAIYPGTLWCGDGHSAQARSSDLGLFFFTDTCCRQHDSCKLYIPAGETKFGLTNTGLFTRSHCSCDAKFRECLKKTNSLVSSQIGLTYFNVLGPQCFRRAHPIVKCVRRTRLTGQKCEEYELDYTKPKMWQWFDNESY